One window of Triticum dicoccoides isolate Atlit2015 ecotype Zavitan chromosome 5A, WEW_v2.0, whole genome shotgun sequence genomic DNA carries:
- the LOC119297874 gene encoding O-acyltransferase WSD1-like gives MEVAATPPRRPRSVHVSAEMECADSSMAVEPEPMSPTGRILEEMGVCIVVLMGLGTPVNLPVFRAGIETELVTRFPRFRSVQVMDGSKDGKPGWVQTKVNVDDHIVVPVLDPAAVVFDPEKTVEDYVASLSTLPMDRRRPLWEFHFLDFPTSEATSTAVLRLHHSIGDAMSIMTLFMASSCSTADPARLPAMPPPPKRTGAIYQPQPRPALSSLGDYLAWAWSYFVLVWHTLVDIILLAATVLFLSDPRTLLTRGDNGESHRRKRFVHRSISLDDVKLIKTTMNCTLNDVLVGVTSAALSRYYFRKSGHTNTKSICLRSFVPVNIRPISSRQTYVTKVETGNRLSSLICPLHIALHNDPLDYVRKANRSMHRKKSSLEVMFTQVVGELLVKCFGVKIGAFIFHRLGTHTTIALSNVIGPAERITLCGHPIVFMATSIYGQPQALTMHYLNYGSTIKVIMAVDDAQFPDCHQILDDFAESVKLMKDAAVLSNLTIST, from the exons ATGGAGGTAGCAGCCACTCCGCCAAGACGTCCGCGCTCTGTCCATGTGTCGGCAGAGATGGAATGTGCTGACAGTTCCATGGCGGTGGAGCCGGAGCCCATGAGCCCTACCGGAAGAATCTTGGAGGAGATGGGTGTCTGCATCGTCGTCCTGATGGGGCTCGGCACGCCAGTAAACCTACCCGTCTTCCGCGCCGGCATCGAAACAGAACTGGTCACCCGATTCCCGCGCTTCCGCAGCGTTCAA GTAATGGATGGATCCAAGGACGGCAAACCAGGATGGGTGCAAACAAAGGTGAACGTGGACGACCACATCGTCGTCCCTGTGCTTGATCCTGCTGCAGTGGTTTTTGACCCGGAAAAGACCGTGGAGGACTACGTGGCGTCCCTGTCCACGCTTCCAATGGACAGGCGTCGCCCTCTTTGGGAGTTCCACTTCCTCGACTTCCCAACCTCTGAGGCGACCTCCACGGCCGTGCTCCGGCTCCACCACTCCATCGGCGATGCCATGTCAATCATGACACTCTTCATGGCGTCGTCATGCAGCACAGCTGACCCAGCGAGGCTTCCGGCCATGCCGCCGCCGCCCAAGCGCACTGGCGCCATCTACCAACCGCAGCCACGACCTGCGCTGTCTTCGTTAGGCGATTATCTGGCGTGGGCATGGTCCTATTTTGTGCTGGTGTGGCACACGCTAGTGGACATCATATTGCTTGCTGCCACCGTACTGTTCCTGAGTGATCCACGCACGCTCTTGACACGTGGAGACAACGGCGAGTCTCACCGCCGTAAGCGTTTCGTGCATCGGAGCATTAGCCTTGACGATGTCAAGCTCATCAAGACTACCATGAACTGC ACTCTGAACGATGTGCTAGTTGGTGTGACTTCAGCAGCTCTTTCACGATACTACTTTAGAAAGTCTG GTCACACTAACACTAAGAGTATCTGTTTGCGATCATTTGTTCCTGTCAACATAAGGCCAATCTCTAGTCGACAG ACATATGTTACCAAGGTAGAGACGGGCAATCGACTTAGCAGCCTCATCTGCCCACTTCATATAGCTTTGCACAATGATCCCCTTGATTATGTTCGCAAGGCAAACAGATCTATGCACAGGAAAAAAAGTTCTTTAGAAGTGATGTTCACACAAGTGGTTGGTGAACTTTTGGTGAAATGCTTCGGTGTAAAG ATAGGAGCTTTTATCTTCCACCGCTTGGGCACACATACAACCATAGCCTTATCAAATGTCATTGGACCAGCTGAACGTATAACATTATGTGGACACCCAATTGTCTTCATGGCGACTAGCATCTACGGGCAACCACAA GCTTTGACCATGCACTACCTAAATTACGGTAGTACTATCAAGGTAATTATGGCAGTTGATGACGCACAGTTTCCAGATTGTCACCAAATTTTGGATGATTTTGCTGAGTCCGTCAAGCTCATGAAGGATGCGGCAGTCCTAAGCAACTTAACAATATCGACATAA